A region of the Spirochaetota bacterium genome:
GGAGATAATCATCATGCAGAAGTGGAGAGTGTTAAAAGCTATGCAGATGCTGGTGTTATCGTAATATCCAGTGTTGAAGATATCAAAAAAATTCCTGATGGTTTAAAATATATAGTTGTAGCACAAACAACCTTTGATGAGTGCCTTTTTGAAGAAATCACTGACATTTTAAAAAGAAAATATAATGATATACTGATTTTTAATACAATCTGCGACTCTACTCATAAAAGGCAAAGCGATGTGATTAATGCTGTAAAAGAAGGAATTGATACATTAGTTGTTGTAGGTGGTAAAAATTCAGCTAATACCCAGAGATTGGCACAAATAGGTAAAAACAGTAATATTAAAACATTCCATATTGAATCTGAAGAAGAGCTTAATGATGAAGATTTTAAAAATTCAAACTATGTTCTTGTAACAGCAGGCGCTTCAACTCCTGGATGGATTATAAATAATGTACTGGAGAAATTATATTCCATATCAAACAAATATGAAAATCCATTGTTATATTTTATTATGCATTTTTTTGAAATTGCTATAAGATTAAATATTATTTCATCAATAGCCAGTTTTTTCATGTCCCTTTTAATAGAAAAAATATCAGGTATATGGTCATCATATAAATTACCATTTCTTTCTGCATTTTTTATATTTATAATGTATGCCGTAAATAACTACTTTTTAAAAGATACTCTTAAGATTACAAATCCATTTAAATATAAACTTCACAAAAATAATCATTTTATAATTTTAGCTTCTACTGTTGCAGTTATTTTGTTTTCAATTATAATTACATTTAACATTCAAAATTATTTATCACTTCTTGTATATTATACAATATTACTAACAGGAATGATTTATTCTTCTAATTATTTCAAATCCTTAATAAATAAATATACACCTTCCTTAATTAAAACATTATATTCAATTAAGTCAATTCCAGCTAATATTGGATGGATTATCGTTACGTTATTTATACCAGCTTGCTATGCTTTCCAGGATACCACATTGAGTGAGATACATACAGGTATTGTTTTATCATTAATAATCTTTCTATCATATTTGATAATATCTAGAAATTTATTACTGGATTTTATTGGGTTCAATGGTGATCTCATTATTGGTAACGTTACCGTGCCAATAATTTTAGGTATTAACAGGGCCAAATA
Encoded here:
- the ispH gene encoding 4-hydroxy-3-methylbut-2-enyl diphosphate reductase is translated as MKIKIAENTGFCMGVRKAVLDIVDVINKSSEPIYVIGPLIHNPQTVSILQSRGIITIDSINDIQNKIIAIRTHGIPKESLRLLKQNASKIINLTCPRVARVQGIVKKYSREGYFAIIIGDNHHAEVESVKSYADAGVIVISSVEDIKKIPDGLKYIVVAQTTFDECLFEEITDILKRKYNDILIFNTICDSTHKRQSDVINAVKEGIDTLVVVGGKNSANTQRLAQIGKNSNIKTFHIESEEELNDEDFKNSNYVLVTAGASTPGWIINNVLEKLYSISNKYENPLLYFIMHFFEIAIRLNIISSIASFFMSLLIEKISGIWSSYKLPFLSAFFIFIMYAVNNYFLKDTLKITNPFKYKLHKNNHFIILASTVAVILFSIIITFNIQNYLSLLVYYTILLTGMIYSSNYFKSLINKYTPSLIKTLYSIKSIPANIGWIIVTLFIPACYAFQDTTLSEIHTGIVLSLIIFLSYLIISRNLLLDFIGFNGDLIIGNVTVPIILGINRAKYLFYIFSFIAMATVLYVSIFYNINFIFFILNIIINHYLILKISNLK